Proteins found in one Triticum aestivum cultivar Chinese Spring chromosome 4D, IWGSC CS RefSeq v2.1, whole genome shotgun sequence genomic segment:
- the LOC123099127 gene encoding protein NRT1/ PTR FAMILY 6.3, with protein MAPLPETTAEAAAEDGGGDSKALGDAWDYRGRPALRSSSGGWSSAAMILGVELNERLTTLGIAVNLVTYLTATMHLGNAASANAVTNFLGTSFLLCLLGGFVADTYLGRYLTIAISTAVQAAGMTILTVSTAAPGLRPAPCKDPTGDGRVPGCAPPTGTQLAVLYLGLYLTALGTGGLKSSVSGFGSDQFDESHAGERRRMARFFGWFFFFISLGSLLAVTVLVYVQDNVGRRWGYGACVVAILAGLGVFLAGTPRYRFKKLAGSPLTQIAAVTAAAWRKRALPLPSDPSMLYDLDDAAAAGEDVGGKRKLPHSKQCRFLDQAAIVEVELEPPSSSSGKKKKKWAVCTVTEVEEVKQVVRMLPTWATTIIFWTVYAQMTTFSVSQAQALDRRLGPSFVIPAGSLTVFFVGSILLTVPIYDRLIAPLARRLTGNPQGLSPLQRIFVGLFLSILAMVVAGLTERHRLSASTAGVQLSVFLIVPQFLLVGAGEAFTYIGQLDFFLRECPRDMKTMSTGLFLTTLSLGFFLSSGLVSVVHAVTTSGGRRPWLANDIDKGRLDYFYWLLAAISTANLGIFVAAAKGYVYKEKRLADAGFIELHVEEVVIHA; from the exons ATGGCACCGCTCCCGGAGACCACGGCAGAGGCCGCAGCGGAGGACGGTGGCGGCGACAGCAAGGCCCTGGGCGACGCGTGGGACTACCGCGGCCGGCCGGCCCTGCGCAGCAGCTCCGGCGGGTGGTCCAGCGCGGCCATGATCCTGGGCGTGGAGCTCAACGAGCGGCTCACCACGCTGGGCATCGCGGTGAACCTCGTCACCTACCTCACGGCCACCATGCACCTGGGCAACGCAGCCTCCGCCAACGCCGTCACCAACTTCCTCGGCACCTCCTTCCTGCTCTGCCTCCTGGGCGGCTTCGTCGCCGACACCTACCTCGGCCGCTACCTCACCATCGCCATCTCCACGGCCGTGCAGGCCGCCGGCATGACCATCCTCACCGTCTCCACGGCCGCGCCGGGGCTGCGCCCGGCGCCCTGCAAGGACCCGACGGGCGACGGCAGAGTCCCCGGCTGCGCGCCGCCTACCGGCACGCAGCTCGCCGTGCTCTACCTGGGGCTCTACCTGACGGCGCTGGGCACGGGCGGGCTCAAGTCGAGCGTGTCGGGGTTCGGGTCGGACCAGTTCGACGAGTCCCACGCCGGGGAGCGGCGCCGCATGGCGCGCTTCTTCGgctggttcttcttcttcatcagcctGGGGTCCCTCCTCGCCGTCACCGTGCTGGTGTACGTCCAGGACAACGTGGGCCGGCGCTGGGGCTACGGCGCCTGCGTGGTGGCCATCCTCGCCGGCCTCGGCGTGTTCCTGGCCGGCACGCCCAGGTACCGGTTCAAGAAGCTGGCGGGGAGCCCGCTGACGCAGATCGCGGCCGTGACCGCGGCGGCCTGGAGGAAGCGCGCGCTGCCGCTGCCGTCCGACCCGTCCATGCTCTACGACCTGGACGACGCGGCGGCCGCCGGCGAGGACGTCGGGGGCAAGCGGAAGCTGCCTCACTCCAAGCAGTGCAG GTTCCTTGATCAGGCGGCAATCGTAGAGGTGGAGCTGGagccgccgtcctcgtcgtcggggaagaagaagaagaagtgggcgGTGTGCACGGTGACGGAGGTTGAGGAGGTGAAGCAGGTGGTGCGGATGCTGCCCACGTGggccaccaccatcatcttctggACCGTCTATGCGCAGATGACCACCTTCTCCGTCTCCCAGGCCCAGGCCTTGGACCGTCGTCTCGGCCCCTCCTTTGTCATCCCCGCCGGCTCCCTCACCGTCTTCTTCGTCGGCTCCATCCTCCTCACCGTCCCTATCTACGACCGCCTCATTGCGCCGCTCGCTCGCCGCCTCACCGGCAACCCTCAAGGCCTCTCCCCGCTCCAGCGCATCTTCGTCGGCCTCTTCCTCTCCATCCTCGCCATGGTCGTCGCCGGGCTAACCGAGCGCCACCGCCTCTCCGCCTCTACCGCGGGCGTCCAGCTCTCCGTCTTCCTCATCGTGCCACAGTTCCTCCTCGTCGGCGCCGGCGAGGCGTTCACATACATCGGCCAGCTCGACTTCTTCCTGCGCGAGTGCCCTAGGGACATGAAGACCATGAGCACCGGCCTCTTCCTCACCACGCTCTCGCTTggcttcttcctcagctccggtctCGTCTCCGTCGTGCACGCTGTGACCACCTCCGGTGGACGGAGACCGTGGCTTGCCAACGACATTGACAAGGGGAGGCTCGACTACTTCTACTGGCTGCTCGCCGCCATCAGCACCGCCAACCTTGGGATCTTCGTCGCCGCCGCCAAGGGGTATGTGTACAAGGAGAAGCGCCTGGCGGACGCCGGCTTCATCGAACTCCACGTCGAAGAAGTGGTCATCCATGCTTGA
- the LOC123099126 gene encoding oxysterol-binding protein-related protein 2A isoform X1 — MRMRARDLHPLCCLPVDCPGGWCADRSPSSPSPPPAPAPAAVAGLLHKWTNIGKGWRPRWFAILRGGLLAYSKIRPRAAGSPTPPPAPEDGAAPRLIGPAGYAAAAPEDRPIGLVHLKISSFRESKSDDKRFYIITPTKTLQLRTNSVKDRVAWIEALVSARSESSPNGVLLYDQNDASFSTDRLRNRMHAEGLGEEVIKDCEQIVHSEFSQYYTQMKQRCEEYLSFLGSLPQQLEVLNEQDTTHSIRPECSCSGHGKCCESSNTESSDDAGIQELDESSDEDDYNFCDTRQSFSDSAASPDLRMKHSNSSNDVQQYDHNFVESRSGKGENECLLLPPKRRTKLPEPVEKEKGVSLWSMIKDNVGKDLTRVCLPVYFNEPISSLQKCFEDLEYSHLLDRAYDYGLKGNSVMRTLCVAAFAVSGYASSDGRPCKPFNPLLGETYEADFPENGIRFFSEKVSHHPMVMACHCEGRGWKFWGESNVKSKFWGQTIQLDPVGVLTLEFDDGEIFKWSKVTTTINNLIIGRLYCHHHGTMKISGNRQHSCKLTFKQQSFLERNPRQVQGVVEDIGGTKVATLRGKWDESLYCNVTNDGVNSSAESTLLWEKHEPPTNPTRYNLSSFAITLNELTPNLKEKLPPTDSRLRPDQRHLENGEYDKANSEKLRLETRQRMARKMQDNGWKPRWFDRDTEDGAFHYTGGYWEAREQRKWDGCRDIFGELPDKKTSPVPASLGI; from the exons ATGCGGATGCGGGCGCGGGACCTGCACCCGCTCTGCTGCCTCCCCGTGGACTGCCCCGGCGGGTGGTGCGCCGACCGCTCCCCGTCCTCCccctccccgccgcccgcgccggcgccggccgccgtcgccgggCTGCTGCACAAGTGGACCAACATCGGCAAGGGCTGGCGCCCGCGCTGGTTCGCCATCCTCCGCGGCGGCCTCCTCGCCTACTCCAAGatccgcccccgcgccgccggctccccgactccgccgcccgcgccggagGACGGCGCCGCCCCCAGGCTGATCGGCCCCGCCgggtacgccgccgccgcccccgaggACCGCCCCATTGGCCTCGTGCACCTCAAG ATATCGTCGTTCCGTGAAAGTAAATCAGACGATAAGCGGTTCTATATAATTACTCCAACCAAGACGCTTCAGCTGAGAACCAACTCAGTTAAGGATCGTGTGGCTTGGATTGAAGCCCTTGTTTCTGCGAGAAGTGAATCTTCTCCCAATGGAGTTTTACTGTATGACCAGAATGATGCATCCTTTTCTACAGACAGGCTTAGAAATCGTATGCATGCTGAAGGTCTTGGTGAAGAGGTTATTAAAGACTGTGAGCAGATTGTCCATTCAGAATTCTCGCAGTATTATACACAGATGAAACAACGTTGTGAAGAGTATTTGAGCTTTCTTGGCAGTCTTCCACAACAGCTTGAG GTACTTAATGAACAAGATACTACACACTCTATCAGACCTGAATGTTCCTGCTCTGGACATGGAAAATGTTGTG AGAGCAGCAACACGGAATCATCCGATGATGCTGGGATTCAGGAGTTAGATGAATCGTCAGATGAAGATGACTATAATTTCTGTGATACAAGACAAAGTTTCAGTGATTCTGCTGCGAGTCCTGACTTGAGGATGAAGCATTCAAATTCGAGCAACGACGTCCAGCAATACGATCATAATTTTGTAGAATCAAGATCTGGCAAGGGAGAGAATGAATGTTTATTGCTGCCACCAAAACGCCGCACAAAGTTGCCCGAACCAGTTGAAAAGGAGAAGGGCGTTAGTCTTTGGTCAATGATCAAGGACAATGTTGGAAAAGATCTGACACGGGTCTGCCTGCCTGTTTACTTTAATGAACCAATTTCATCTCTTCAAAAATGCTTCGAAGACTTGGAATATTCTCATTTGTTGGACCGTGCATATGACTATGGCCTAAAG GGCAACAGTGTGATGAGAACTCTATGTGTTGCTGCATTCGCTGTCTCTGGGTATGCTTCCTCTGATGGCCGGCCCTGCAAACCTTTTAATCCTTTGCTAGGGGAAACTTATGAAGCTGATTTTCCTGAAAATGGAATCCGTTTCTTCTCCGAAAAG GTTAGTCATCATCCAATGGTCATGGCCTGTCATTGTGAAGGAAGAGGATGGAAATTTTGGGGAGAGAGCAATGTAAAGAGCAAATTCTGGGGACAAACAATTCAGCTTGATCCTGTTGGCGTTTTAACATTAGAATTCGACGATGGAGAAATTTTCAAATGGAGCAAG GTTACAACAACCATTAATAACCTTATCATCGGTAGACTTTATTGTCATCATCATGGGACGATGAAAATAAGTGGGAACAGACAACATTCATGCAAGCTTACCTTTAAACAGCAGTCGTTTCTTGAACGTAACCCTCGACAG GTTCAAGGAGTTGTCGAGGATATTGGCGGTACCAAGGTTGCTACCCTAAGGGGAAAGTGGGACGAGAGCTTGTACTGCAATGTTACTAATGACGGAGTAAATTCCAGTGCTGAATCCACTCTGCTGTGGGAGAAACATGAGCCTCCAACTAATCCCACACGATACAATTTGTCATCATTTGCTATAACCCTAAACGAACTGACACCAAATCTCAAG GAGAAACTTCCTCCAACAGATTCAAGGCTCAGACCGGATCAACGACATCTTGAGAACGGGGAGTACGATAAAGCCAATTCTGAGAAGCTACGGTTGGAGACAAGGCAACGGATG GCACGGAAAATGCAGGATAATGGATGGAAACCTAGATGGTTCGACAGGGACACCGAGGACGGAGCGTTCCACTACACCGGCGGTTACTGGGAGGCGAGAGAGCAGAGGAAATGGGATGGCTGCCGCGATATATTCGGTGAATTGCCCGACAAGAAAACTTCTCCGGTTCCCGCTAGCTTGGGTATATAA
- the LOC123099126 gene encoding oxysterol-binding protein-related protein 1B isoform X2 → MLLAIFSFLPFVHDILQPPPAKKYLSENYTLHKTIQFFGCWLVGPISSFRESKSDDKRFYIITPTKTLQLRTNSVKDRVAWIEALVSARSESSPNGVLLYDQNDASFSTDRLRNRMHAEGLGEEVIKDCEQIVHSEFSQYYTQMKQRCEEYLSFLGSLPQQLEVLNEQDTTHSIRPECSCSGHGKCCESSNTESSDDAGIQELDESSDEDDYNFCDTRQSFSDSAASPDLRMKHSNSSNDVQQYDHNFVESRSGKGENECLLLPPKRRTKLPEPVEKEKGVSLWSMIKDNVGKDLTRVCLPVYFNEPISSLQKCFEDLEYSHLLDRAYDYGLKGNSVMRTLCVAAFAVSGYASSDGRPCKPFNPLLGETYEADFPENGIRFFSEKVSHHPMVMACHCEGRGWKFWGESNVKSKFWGQTIQLDPVGVLTLEFDDGEIFKWSKVTTTINNLIIGRLYCHHHGTMKISGNRQHSCKLTFKQQSFLERNPRQVQGVVEDIGGTKVATLRGKWDESLYCNVTNDGVNSSAESTLLWEKHEPPTNPTRYNLSSFAITLNELTPNLKEKLPPTDSRLRPDQRHLENGEYDKANSEKLRLETRQRMARKMQDNGWKPRWFDRDTEDGAFHYTGGYWEAREQRKWDGCRDIFGELPDKKTSPVPASLGI, encoded by the exons ATGCTGCTTGCCATCTTTTCCTTTTTGCCCTTTGTACATGACATTCTACAGCCCCCTCCGGCGAAGAAGTATCTCTCCG AAAACTACACATTGCACAAAACAATTCAATTCTTTGGCTGCTGGCTAGTGGGTCCG ATATCGTCGTTCCGTGAAAGTAAATCAGACGATAAGCGGTTCTATATAATTACTCCAACCAAGACGCTTCAGCTGAGAACCAACTCAGTTAAGGATCGTGTGGCTTGGATTGAAGCCCTTGTTTCTGCGAGAAGTGAATCTTCTCCCAATGGAGTTTTACTGTATGACCAGAATGATGCATCCTTTTCTACAGACAGGCTTAGAAATCGTATGCATGCTGAAGGTCTTGGTGAAGAGGTTATTAAAGACTGTGAGCAGATTGTCCATTCAGAATTCTCGCAGTATTATACACAGATGAAACAACGTTGTGAAGAGTATTTGAGCTTTCTTGGCAGTCTTCCACAACAGCTTGAG GTACTTAATGAACAAGATACTACACACTCTATCAGACCTGAATGTTCCTGCTCTGGACATGGAAAATGTTGTG AGAGCAGCAACACGGAATCATCCGATGATGCTGGGATTCAGGAGTTAGATGAATCGTCAGATGAAGATGACTATAATTTCTGTGATACAAGACAAAGTTTCAGTGATTCTGCTGCGAGTCCTGACTTGAGGATGAAGCATTCAAATTCGAGCAACGACGTCCAGCAATACGATCATAATTTTGTAGAATCAAGATCTGGCAAGGGAGAGAATGAATGTTTATTGCTGCCACCAAAACGCCGCACAAAGTTGCCCGAACCAGTTGAAAAGGAGAAGGGCGTTAGTCTTTGGTCAATGATCAAGGACAATGTTGGAAAAGATCTGACACGGGTCTGCCTGCCTGTTTACTTTAATGAACCAATTTCATCTCTTCAAAAATGCTTCGAAGACTTGGAATATTCTCATTTGTTGGACCGTGCATATGACTATGGCCTAAAG GGCAACAGTGTGATGAGAACTCTATGTGTTGCTGCATTCGCTGTCTCTGGGTATGCTTCCTCTGATGGCCGGCCCTGCAAACCTTTTAATCCTTTGCTAGGGGAAACTTATGAAGCTGATTTTCCTGAAAATGGAATCCGTTTCTTCTCCGAAAAG GTTAGTCATCATCCAATGGTCATGGCCTGTCATTGTGAAGGAAGAGGATGGAAATTTTGGGGAGAGAGCAATGTAAAGAGCAAATTCTGGGGACAAACAATTCAGCTTGATCCTGTTGGCGTTTTAACATTAGAATTCGACGATGGAGAAATTTTCAAATGGAGCAAG GTTACAACAACCATTAATAACCTTATCATCGGTAGACTTTATTGTCATCATCATGGGACGATGAAAATAAGTGGGAACAGACAACATTCATGCAAGCTTACCTTTAAACAGCAGTCGTTTCTTGAACGTAACCCTCGACAG GTTCAAGGAGTTGTCGAGGATATTGGCGGTACCAAGGTTGCTACCCTAAGGGGAAAGTGGGACGAGAGCTTGTACTGCAATGTTACTAATGACGGAGTAAATTCCAGTGCTGAATCCACTCTGCTGTGGGAGAAACATGAGCCTCCAACTAATCCCACACGATACAATTTGTCATCATTTGCTATAACCCTAAACGAACTGACACCAAATCTCAAG GAGAAACTTCCTCCAACAGATTCAAGGCTCAGACCGGATCAACGACATCTTGAGAACGGGGAGTACGATAAAGCCAATTCTGAGAAGCTACGGTTGGAGACAAGGCAACGGATG GCACGGAAAATGCAGGATAATGGATGGAAACCTAGATGGTTCGACAGGGACACCGAGGACGGAGCGTTCCACTACACCGGCGGTTACTGGGAGGCGAGAGAGCAGAGGAAATGGGATGGCTGCCGCGATATATTCGGTGAATTGCCCGACAAGAAAACTTCTCCGGTTCCCGCTAGCTTGGGTATATAA